In Acinonyx jubatus isolate Ajub_Pintada_27869175 chromosome B3, VMU_Ajub_asm_v1.0, whole genome shotgun sequence, a genomic segment contains:
- the TP53BP1 gene encoding TP53-binding protein 1 isoform X6 — MSESMVETNDPILGNEKGNPGAAPEVDDKLCLRMKLVTPETETSEESLQFSLEKPAIGERKNGSTAVAEAVASPQKTMSLFSCVCEAQQDPEARNRDPPSAPIKGNSLSFPSTQDEEGKERLEGDQRTRQSQQPMQPSCPVKDPPSPASRQVATQGSSSPQGEALKTDVLEGQKEGRNTNQEKPSNALIERPSQNNVGIQTIEHSLWVPETVSAATQTVKNVCEQGTSTVDQNCGKQDAMVQTDRGSGEKPVSAPGDDTESLHSQGEEEFDMPQPPHGHVLHRHMRTIREVRTLVTRVITDVYYVDGTEVERKVTEETEEPIVECQECETEVSPSQTGGSSGDLGDISSFSSKASSLHRTSSGTSLSAMHSSGSSGRGAGPLKGKTSGTEPADFALPSSRGGPGKLSPRKGVSQTGAPVCEEDGDAGLGIRQGGKAPVTPRGRGRRGRPPSRTTGTRETAVPGPLGIEDISPSMSPDDKSFTRIVPRVPDSTRRADTGAGALRRSDSPEIPFQAATGHSDGLDASSPGNSFVGLRVVAKWSSNGYFYSGKITRDVGAGKYKLLFDDGYECDVLGKDILLCDPIPLDTEVTALSEDEYFSAGVVKGHRKESGELYYSIEKEGQRKWYKRMAVILSLEQGNRLREQYGLGPYEAVTPLTKAADISLDNLVEGKRKRRSNISSPATPTASSSSSSTTPTRKITDSPRASSGVLSGKRKLITSEEERSPAKRGRKSATVKPGAVGAGEFVSPCESGDNMGEPSALEEQRGPLPLNKTLFLGYAFLLTMATTSDKLASRSKLPDGPTGSSEEEEEFLEIPPFNKQYTESQLRAGAGYILEDFNEAQCNTAYQCLLIADQHCRTRKYFLCLASGIPCVSHVWVHDSCHANQLQNYRNYLLPAGYSLEEQRILDWQPRENPFHNLKVLLVSDQQQNFLELWSEILMTGGAASVKQHHSSAHNKDIALGVFDVVVTDPSCPASVLKCAEALQLPVVSQEWVIQCLIVGERIGFKQHPKYKHDYVSH; from the exons CTAAGAATGAAACTGGTCACTCCTGAGACTGAGACGAGTGAAGAGTCTTTGCAGTTTAGTTTGgaaa agCCTGCAAttggtgaaagaaaaaatggatctACTGCAGTTGCTGAGGCTGTTGCCAG TCCCCAGAAGACCATGTCTTTGTTTAGCTGTGTCTGTGAAGCACAACAAGATCCTGAGGCTCGAAATCGGGATCCTCCCTCTGCACCCATCAA AGGGAACTCGCTCAGTTTTCCAAGTACTCaagatgaagaaggaaaggaaagattggAAGGTGACCAAAGGACCAGGCAGAGTCAACAGCCCATGCAGCCCAGTTGTCCTGTCAAAGACCCTCCATCTCCTGCCTCTCGGCAGGTGGCTACACAGGGGTCATCCAGTCCTCAAGGGGAAGCATTGAAGACAGATGTGCTAGAAGGCCAGAAAGAAGGACGAAATACCAATCAGGAAAAACCTAGTAATGCCTTGATTGAAAGGCCCAGCCAAAATAACGTAGGAATCCAGACCATAGAGCATTCTCTGTGGGTCCCAGAAACTGTTTCAGCAGCAACTCAGACTGTAAAGaatgtgtgtgaacaggggaccAGTACGGTGGACCAGAACTGTGGAAAACAAGATGCCATGGTTCAGACTGACAGGGGGAGTGGTGAGAAACCAGTCAGTGCTCCTGGGGATGATACAGAGTCGCTCCATAGCCAG ggagaggaagagtttGATATGCCTCAGCCTCCACATGGCCATGTCTTGCATCGCCACATGAGGACAATCCGTGAGGTTCGCACACTTGTCACCCGTGTCATCACAGATGTGTATTATGTGGATGgaacagaagtagaaagaaaagtaaCTGAG GAGACTGAAGAGCCAATTGTAGAGTGTCAGGAATGTGAAACCGAAGTTTCCCCTTCACAGACGGGGGGCTCCTCAGGTGACCTGGGGGATATCAGCTCCTTCTCCTCCAAGGCATCCAGCTTACACCGCACGTCAAGTGGGACGAGTCTCTCAGCCATGCACAGCAGTGGCAGCTCAGGGAGAGGAGCCGGACCACTCAAAGGGAAAACCAGCGGGACAGAACCCGCAGATTTTGCCTTGCCCAGCTCCCGAGGAGGCCCAGGAAAACTGAG TCCTAGAAAAGGGGTCAGTCAGACAGGGGCGCCAGTGTGTGAGGAGGATGGTGATGCAGGCCTTGGCATcagacagggagggaaggctCCAGTCACGCCTCGTGGGCGCGGGCGAAGGGGCCGCCCGCCTTCTCGGACCACTGGAACCAG AGAAACAGCTGTTCCTGGCCCCTTGGGCATAGAGGACATATCACCCAGCATGTCACCAGATGATAAATCCTTCACTCGTATTGTGCCCCGAGTGCCGGACTCCACCAGGCGAGCAGACACGGGTGCCGGTGCTTTGCGTCGAAGTGACTCTCCAGAGATTCCTTTCCAGGCTGCTACTGGCCATTCTGATGGCTTAGATGCCTCCTCTCCAGGAAATAGCTTTGTGGGACTCCGTGTTGTAGCCAAGTGGTCGTCCAATGGCTATTTTTACTCTGGGAAAATCACTCGTGATGTCGGAGCTGGGAAGTATAAATTGCTCTTTGATGATGGGTACGAGTGTGATGTGTTGGGCAAAGACATTCTGCTGTGTGACCCCATCCCACTGGATACGGAAGTGACAGCCCTCTCGGAGGATGAGTATTTCAGTGCAG GAGTGGTGAAAGGGCATAGGAAGGAGTCTGGAGAGCTCTACTATAGCATTGAAAAAGAAGGCCAAAGGAAGTGGTACAAGCGAATGGCCGTCATCCTGTCCTTGGAGCAAGGAAATAGACTGCGAGAGCAGTATGGCCTTGGCCCATATGAGGCAGTAACACCCCTTACCAAGGCAGCAGATATCAGCTTAG ACAATTTGGTGGAAGGGAAACGGAAACGGCGCAGCAACATCAGCTCCCCAGCCACCCCTACtgcctccagcagcagcagcagcacaacCCCTACCCGCAAGATTACAGACAGCCCTCGTGCCTCCTCGGGAGTTCTCTCAGGCAAAAGAAAACTGATCACTTCTGAAGAAGAACGGTCCCCTGCCAAGCGAGGCCGGAAGTCTGCCACTGTGAAACCTG GTGCAGTGGGGGCAGGAGAGTTTGTGAGCCCCTGTGAGAGTGgagacaacatgggtgaaccctCTGCcttggaagagcagagagggccTTTGCCCCTTAACAAAACCTTGTTTCTGGGCTATGCCTTTCTTCTCACCATGGCCACAACAAGTGACAAGTTGGCCAGCCGCTCCAAACTGCCAGATGGCCCTACAGGAAGcagtgaggaagaggagg aatttttagaaaTTCCTCCTTTCAACAAGCAGTATACAGAATCCCAGCTTCGAGCAGGAGCTGGCTATATTCTTGAAGACTTCAATGAAGCCCAG tgTAACACAGCCTACCAGTGTCTCCTAATTGCAGATCAGCATTGTCGAACCCGGAAGTATTTCTTGTGCCTTGCCAGTGGGATTCCTTGTGTGTCTCATGTCTGGGTCCATGATAGTTGCCATGCCAACCAGCTCCAGAATTACCGCAATTATTTGCTGCCTGCTGGGTATAGCCTTGAGGAGCAGAGAATTCTGGATTG GCAACCCCGTGAAAACCCTTTCCACAATCTGAAGGTACTCTTGGTGTCAGACCAACAGCAGAACTTCCTCGAGCTCTGGTCTGAGATCCTCATGACTGGGGGGGCAGCCTCCGTGAAGCAGCACCATTCAAGTGCCCATAACAAAG ATATTGCTTTAGGGGTATTTGATGTGGTGGTGACGGATCCCTCATGCCCAGCCTCGGTGCTGAAGTGTGCTGAAGCATTGCAGCTGCCTGTGGTATCACAAGAGTGGGTGATCCAGTGCCTCATTGTTGGGGAGAGAATTGGATTCAAGCAGCATCCAAAATATAAACATGATTATGTTTCTCACTAA